TCAAACTTAAGAGTTAAAAAGAGGCACAGAACTTGGCTCAGATGACGCCAAGTAGTTATAGCATTCATCTCTGGTTGGATCTTAAACAGAGAAAGGCTTGGTCTTAGCATGTGCACCTTTTTGCATTGATTTCATCACATGTTATCATGCTCTGCCCGTACTGATACAATTAATATTATCCTGTGGGAAAATAGATGGTTTTCTCGTCATCTGCAACTGTTTATGGTCAACCCGAAAAAATACCTTGTGTTGAGGATTTCAAGTTGCAAGCAATGAATCCCTATGGACGAACAAAGGTATGCGTATTGCGTCCTAAATCATGTTTCTTTGGACTTTTTTCTATGCCAGATATGGCATTTGTGTTCGAAGTTGGATAATCCCATCAGCTATTTCTTGTGTTCAGAAGGGTGcagtttttttttctccctaacATTGAATTTATTCTATCTTTCTAGCTTTTCCTTGAAGAAATTGCTCGTGATGTCCAGAAGGCAGAGCCAGATTGGAGAATTATATTACTAAGGTACTTCAACCCTGTTGGGGCTCATGAGAGTGGTAGAATTGGTGAAGATCCGAAAGGTATCCCAAACAATCTAATGCCATACATACAGCAAGTAGCTGTTGGCAGATTGCCTGAGCTTAACGTATATGGTCATGATTATCCCACAAAGGATGGTACTGCGGTAAGTTCTTTTTCCAGTTAAGAATTTCAGTTAGGATTGGGTACGAACTTCCCTAGTTGTTGGGTAATATCCATTAGTCCCATCCCATGGGCTTGTCTAACGCAGACCATGTAtagtattatattttttcacttaCACTCCTTTGTAAGCATGGGACGCTAATATTTGacaaattcaattgaaatgtGATAGGTTGTTTCTTTTTGCTGATAAAATATCAAATGTTTTTCTGATAAACAGATCCGCGACTACATCCATGTCATGGACTTAGCAGATGGTCACATTGCTGCTCTTCAGAAGCTTTTCTCAACAGAAAATATAGGTGATCATTCGTCCCGTACACATGTTTACATGTTGATGAATTTGCTGTCTACTATTAACTGTTTATTTGGCAATCATCACAAATTTCCATGTTTTTGAACAAATGCATCATCTTGGTTTTCTACGACAAACTTGTTGTAGCATTTGGGTAAGAAAGTTGAATTAATAGATGGTATACTCTCTTAGGTTGCACGGCCTACAACTTGGGGACTGGATGTGGAACATCTGTCCTTGAAATGGTTGCCGCATTTGAGAAAGCTTCTCGCAAGgtgactctctctctttcaactAAATATTGGGTACATGCTggattttcttcttattttatgtttttcagaAAATCCCCATCAAACTATCTCCAAGGAGGCCAGGAGATGCTACAGCTGTTTATGCTTCTACAGATAAGGCTGAGAAAGAACTTGGTTGGAAGTATGTAGTTATTACATTTGTTCTTTTATTAGAAGTTGCATTACATttatattctttcaaatttctGATGATACAACTTTGACTATGGATCCTCTATACTCATACCCGATTGTACTACACAGAATATGCTATGCCCATGATTACATAGCTGATAAATGGCtgataatttttgttaaatcatcacttaatccaaaagcttaagtttatagtAAGGGTTTGAATTTAAGCATTGAATTTATAACTCTACGTGTGGATTTAACCTCTCCATTAATAAGTGAGGCCATACGAggaatgtttaattaaaataagagatGAATGATGAAACAATCACACATATATGGGAAAATAATCTAATATGGAAACCATAAACCCAATACagaaaatttatattctaacaatgttCATGTGTCTTACCATTGCAAGTTCTTACAGCTAATCTGGTGCCTTTTTCAGGGCGAAATATGGAATTGAGGAGATGTGCAGGGACCAGTGGAATTGGGCAAGCAACAATCCATGGGGGTACCAGTCCAAGCCTTGAATGGCATGCTTAAGCGCGTAATATACAGGTTGTACAAACCCTTGTATCACATTCTACCAAACTACGCcccacattttttttagctACCTGCCTTGCCATCCCGACAAATAAAATGTATAAACTTTTGTAGATTTGATCTAATTCTGCCATAGTCAGGATGAATTTGTTTGTAGCAACAGATGAATTTCATAAATGGTTTACTGCAATTGATACTGAATGATCTTTCATCAATCTTCCTAGACTCTTCCTTAAGTTTCTTAAATTGATTGGAGCAACCCAAATACTGCAGATGAAGGAATCCAAACCTACTGCTCAGAATTCTGCCTTTGAGATTACATATTAATCAGCATGTTTTTTAAGGTGTATTCCACGGACGGGAATTGGGTGTAATTAGCTACTGCACTTGTTTGGGCACCAACCACCTGCCTGCCATATAGACAGTTAATTGCACTTGATCCAAATTCGAATTTCACAccaatttttttgggtaatgaaATATGGGTGACAATTCGCGTTAGGTTGTATCAAAAGTTATCAATGAACTCACTCACATAGcaaaaagatttattttggTAATTAGACAGCTGAAGTTGGCCAAAAAGATGACAATGCAAATTGCTCGACAAAATCGAGATGTTGGCCCAAGAGTGGATAAGCATAGCTTTGGGATCAGTACTTCATGTCATCCTGGCATGGTCTAGCAGGAAACAGATAGATTAGGATGTTGACGAATGGGCATGGATaaacttctcttttctttttatgcatTTGACATTGCGTGCAGCAAGCGCATGGTTCTCTGATTTGCTATGTACTTCTAGTTAAAGAAGAGAATAAAAGTTGACATGAAACGAATACCTTTAATCCTCCTTTGAGTGTTGGCTTCCAACACTCTATCCACCGTGTCCATGATTATCTGACCTTCACCACAGGTCCACCACTAAGCACCAAGAATTACCCTTGGCAGGAGCTTATACGGCTTGTTTGTCTAGACTTTTCTAAGCTTGTTTGTCTGtgtttagaaaagaaaaacgtgcaaacattttttcttgaattttttgctcttttctgatttttttttttttttaatcttttcattttttttttctaaatgtttataaggaataattttgtattttttcaccaAATGGGACATCGCACAAATTAAATGTTTGGGAGGATATTGCAAATTGCTTAAGATCagaaaatgggtataaaacattGTAGAAAGAAGTATTCGAATATCAGTCTCATTAGTATCCTCCCAAATCCCACCAATCGAATTGCTTTTAGAGAAATACAAGACGTGTAGATGTGGATAGAGGAAGCCTCAAAAAGCAAAGGTCAAGCAATAGGAAATGAATCAAAGAGTAGGGAACCTCTCACTGGTTTTTGGAATTCCATATTTCTCGTCTCCTGCCTTAATCCTTTGCTGGCTTGAAttaattcattctttttttcttttcttttttttcttcgctTGTAAGAGTAACTTAGAGGATGACCCACCTAAACCCATATATCTTTGTCATAATCAAACGTCATATCTCAAGCAAGCATGAGGAAACTGCTTAGGGACCATATATTGCCTTTTTCAACCTTGTTTTAAAGGGACCAGAATTTCCTATTTGAATTCTAGATAATTCGGACAGGAAATGAGAGAAAGTCGCAGGTCTTGGGGTGTCTAAGCAAGTGAACCTCATACCCTAAATAGTCCAAAGACTTGCTCGGATACCCTGGGACCCCACCCCTTCTCTCATTTCCTACCTGAATTCTTATAATTTTAGGTCTCGATTCATTTTAAAGTAGCATCAAGTTGCATTTGGAAATCGGTACCCTTAGGGTTtgattagggtttagggttttgggataATCTTCTTTGACCTCATGTAATTACTTATTAGTGTGCTCGCATGTCCATAACGCCCTAagcatgaaatgaaatgaaatcttTACATAACATAACCGTCATAACGTGAGTCAACTTGCTCGATGTAGGGTttggaaaaaaaggaagagagtgAGGCTAGAATGTCTGCTACAATTGCAATGGTGGAGACAAACAAAGCCAATCTGCAACATTGTCATCCATTGCCAAAGATCAgtgaaaatatcaaattatcTTACATCTGGAACTTGACAATTGATAATCAATTGGCAAAACCTAGTTGGATGATCACAGCTTTTTGCCCACAAAAATCAAGCTGGTAGGAAGATATCTTTGTTATAATAGTGCGAGTTATTATTAGTGTTAGTTTGATTTCGTAGTTTCAAAACGtgcaatttatataaaaaaaaaattaacgattTTTAAAAGTTGTTaatgaaaatatgatttttgaAAAGCTTCTTGTAAAATCGCAATTCGGCATATAAAATTGCACTTTGGCCTATAAAACcgtacattttaaaaaaaaaacacaccccCTTGCCAATGGTTTTAAACTAAgaattttttcatgttttcaaaacagccattttttttttttcaaacccactcCCTAATGGAACACTTTCAtcaaatttgtttaaaaatgaTCGTCTGGCCTACGAAATTGCGGAACCAAGTCCAATGTCTTCATATAAGTGCTGCCTAATTCTAACCACATTTACTTTTGGCTACCTGACTTTCAACACTTCAAAGGTGCATGGGACATTGCCTATAGAGACATTCTCATCTCATATATGACCTCTTGACTATTTTAGCTTCATTCTTGATCATTAAGAAATGTTTCTTccaattatttgatattattattttcttctgtACAAAATATTCCTCTCATTGAAGGCTGAGTAATGTCCTCCATAACTTCCCTTTCAATTGCCACTTTTGCTTCAGGCTGCTAATCATTGCATTCATGCTCAACTTCTCAAGCAACTTTATGCTGTAGTAGATAACAGCAGAATAACTCTTCTTGTTGTTGCATATTCTTAACTCTCTATGAGagaagttttcctttttttctgtGCATTTCTCCATCTCCTCAGAGAGGCTTTGCCTCCTCCCTTGTGCGATTCTTTCAGGGGGAGGAGGTTGCtttctccctcctcccctcttccCCTAAGCGGTCATTTCCCTCCCCCTCTCTGTCGCCAgttctcctttattttcttcccttttttcaCCTAAGCAGCAATGCTGCCGTTCTGCCTGGTCGGCCCCTCTAGCCGCATTCCACCCCCTGCAATCACGCTGTTCTCGGTTCTACAATGGTTCTCAGCTCCGGATTTCTCCCAGCCAAATATGTCAACCTCCGTTCCTCCATAGCTCCGACGCGCCTCACCAGGGTCTTCCCCATCCTCCCAGCTTCCAGTCGATGTCTTCTCCGCCTTGTTCCAGGCACCACGCGTTGCCGCGTGTTCTTCAAGCTATTGCCAAAAACTCTACACCAGTCTCCATCTGCCATGTCCTCTGTTCCAGCCGCTATTCAGTGAGCTTTTTTactgcttttttattttccttgtattttgcagctctttttgttgttgtttgctGCGTGTTCTGATCCTTATGTGGAGACTTTTGTAACCAAATTTGTGTTGATTCCTCTCTTTCTTGCAGTCCCTACATCAGGCTACAACAATGCATTTTCGACTTTAGCCTCTTCGCCGTGGTTGTTGCAAGTTCCAAATGGGGGTTCATATAGATTTGCCTTAATATGTAGCCCTTTTGCTTCTGTGACTGCCTTGTGCGGTCCCTTGAGAAGACCGGGTCACTTGTTTGACCCATTTCTAAActattgtaattatttatgcactgttttagtttgttttgagtttgttgTTGAAGAGCCCACCCCATTTTCGATTGTAGGATCACCCACTTCTTATTCCTTTAGAATCAAAAGTGGGAAGGATTCTCTCCCGTAACCCTTTCcttattaattagaaaaaaaaacaaaaataaaaaccctcttcttcttcgtacttattttttttccctaacaACGGTATTCCAAATCTCAATATAAACTTCAAGTCACTACACAAAATTGCAAATTATATAGATGTGCCCTGTTTAGTGATAACCTTGCACTCAGCAACTGATACAGGAATAGACTAGCTCCTAGAACATAATTCTAATATATCTTAACAGAAGCAGGAAAAAATAATGCGAGAGAAAAAAACTGTCTATGTTGATTCAGGAAGAAGGATTAATGCTAAAGATGTAAAATGTCTTGTCACCTTACAGCTGGAGTTTTTTCTTCCTCCGAGACAAGAAGTTTGCCCTCTGTGAACTCACAAAATGGAATGGGAATGCCAAGCTGCTTCTGCAGCTTCTTCACAACAAAAACTTCTGGCTCTTCACACATGCTCACCACAGTACCCTTCCTGCCAAGCCGACCCGTCCTGCCAGCTCGATGTGCATAATGAATTGAGTCCGTGGGTAATTCTAGATTAACCACAAGATCGCATTCTGCCACATCCAAACCCCTGGCCGAAAGTTCATTTGTCACCAGAATTCTCAACTCCccattcttgaatttttttaaagttgtagATCTAGCAAGCTTCCCAAGATCCCCATGTAGCTCTGCAGCTTTTATCCCGCGAGCCTCTAGCTTGAAGACGGCATCCTTCAGCTGCTTACTGTGGTTCATGAAAGCTATCACAGACTTCGCATCAAGTGCATGTACACATCTTCGTAATGTATCAACCTTGTGTTGTAACTTCGTGACACAATAGTAGTGTTTCAAAGAGGGAGGGAGGCTCTCCACTGCTGATGCCTGAGGCTGCAATTTTGAGTCTGAACCTGAATTGGACATAGGTCCCGATAACTTATTGGCTCCTGAGGGGAGAGATTCAAGTGGGATTACTTTTTTGGCTTGTACAAGAAGTGGGTCACAAGCCCAGCTCCTGGCTGCCCTTATGACCGAAAATGGCACCGTCGCAGACACCATGATGGTCTGACGTTCTGCCCGAGGGGCGACTGAGCTTTTTGGTCCACGAGGGTCCCCACCTGATCTCCTGCCTACATGTTCCAGTATCCGGTGCATGCTCTctctaaaattaaaagaaatgagCTCATCCACTTCATCTAAGACCAAGAAACGACATCCATGGGTGGGAAGCTTTCCAGCTGCACTGATCTCTGCGATCCGACCAGGTGTACCCACAACAATGGCTGGCTTGTTTTTCTTGAGAGCTTCTTCCTGCCTTGATCGGTTTGCACCCCCTACAAGCTGCTGGACGACCTTTCTATTTGAAGGTCCCAAGATCTTCTCAAACTCCCTTACTATTTGCATGCCCAGCTCTCTAGAGGGAGCCACAATTACTGCTTCTATCTCCATTTTCTTTGCAGATTTTCCATTATCATCAGCAGGTTTCTTCTTCAGTGGACCAACTTCAGAGAGTATAGGAAGAAGATAGGCCAATGTTTTTCCTGAACCAGTGTAAGACTGAATCACAGCATCGTGATTCTTAAGTATGGTAGGAATCGCTGCAGACTGTACATCAGTTGGAACTGTAAAGCCCTCACTCTCTAATCTCTCTATTAATAAAGGTGGGAGGCCAAGCTCAGAAAAAGACTGCGCAGAAAATGGAGCTGACTCTATTTCAAGCAATTTTTTAGTCCCAACTGCTTTGATTTCATTGTTTCCAACTGCATTGAGTTTACTCTTGGGAACTTGAACAGGAGAATTCAACTGCTtaagtttatttgttttgttcttgttcctTGAATCAAATTCATTCTTGAACCCAAGGCTTGCAATGGTAAGGGGCCCATGGTCCTGCTCAACCCTACTCAGAAAACGTACACTTCTGTGCAACCAGGCTGTCCTAGACACATGAGATAACTTTTGGAAAGGTAGTGACTCTCCAACAAGAAGGAGCAACCGCGTTGAGGCTAATGTTGGCATCCTCTGTAAAGTTTTTCTAAT
This genomic interval from Corylus avellana chromosome ca3, CavTom2PMs-1.0 contains the following:
- the LOC132173386 gene encoding bifunctional UDP-glucose 4-epimerase and UDP-xylose 4-epimerase 1, translating into MTSILVTGGAGFIGSHTVVQLLNEGFRVSIIDNLDNSVMEAVYRVRDLVGPLLSQNLEFHLGDLRNKEDLEKLFSETQFDAVIHFAGLKAVGESVAHPRRYFDNNLIGTINLYEVMAKYNCKKMVFSSSATVYGQPEKIPCVEDFKLQAMNPYGRTKLFLEEIARDVQKAEPDWRIILLRYFNPVGAHESGRIGEDPKGIPNNLMPYIQQVAVGRLPELNVYGHDYPTKDGTAIRDYIHVMDLADGHIAALQKLFSTENIGCTAYNLGTGCGTSVLEMVAAFEKASRKKIPIKLSPRRPGDATAVYASTDKAEKELGWKAKYGIEEMCRDQWNWASNNPWGYQSKP
- the LOC132173385 gene encoding DEAD-box ATP-dependent RNA helicase 47, mitochondrial, encoding MPTLASTRLLLLVGESLPFQKLSHVSRTAWLHRSVRFLSRVEQDHGPLTIASLGFKNEFDSRNKNKTNKLKQLNSPVQVPKSKLNAVGNNEIKAVGTKKLLEIESAPFSAQSFSELGLPPLLIERLESEGFTVPTDVQSAAIPTILKNHDAVIQSYTGSGKTLAYLLPILSEVGPLKKKPADDNGKSAKKMEIEAVIVAPSRELGMQIVREFEKILGPSNRKVVQQLVGGANRSRQEEALKKNKPAIVVGTPGRIAEISAAGKLPTHGCRFLVLDEVDELISFNFRESMHRILEHVGRRSGGDPRGPKSSVAPRAERQTIMVSATVPFSVIRAARSWACDPLLVQAKKVIPLESLPSGANKLSGPMSNSGSDSKLQPQASAVESLPPSLKHYYCVTKLQHKVDTLRRCVHALDAKSVIAFMNHSKQLKDAVFKLEARGIKAAELHGDLGKLARSTTLKKFKNGELRILVTNELSARGLDVAECDLVVNLELPTDSIHYAHRAGRTGRLGRKGTVVSMCEEPEVFVVKKLQKQLGIPIPFCEFTEGKLLVSEEEKTPAVR